The following proteins are encoded in a genomic region of Neosynechococcus sphagnicola sy1:
- a CDS encoding ATP-dependent helicase — protein MPMNFEADAIAAAQDLREQHPSQTGRDLPALTLHQLRQQLRPGQQQMADWQGGQLAVSAVPGAGKSTGMAGAAAVAIARHQLHARRQLIVVTFTRSAAANLKIKIRQRLRELRLPQTGFVVYTLHGLALNIATRHPELSGLSLETATLVSPNQSHRLIRTCVEKWIADNPRLYRTLLESGSFDGEETERLRRQSVLRAEVLPALANTVIHEAKSSGVLPSQLREMAQTLITDGDTDPGVLAIAAGLYEHYQTVLRSRDLIDYDDMILGAMRVLEDVHARQVWQSQVFAVFEDEAQDSNPPAK, from the coding sequence ATGCCAATGAATTTCGAAGCGGATGCCATCGCGGCGGCACAAGACCTCCGAGAGCAGCACCCTTCCCAAACGGGACGGGATCTGCCCGCTCTCACTCTCCATCAGCTGCGGCAGCAACTCCGTCCCGGACAACAACAGATGGCTGATTGGCAGGGCGGACAACTGGCTGTGTCAGCAGTGCCAGGAGCGGGCAAATCTACGGGAATGGCCGGGGCAGCGGCGGTGGCGATCGCCCGTCACCAACTGCATGCCCGTCGCCAACTCATTGTAGTCACCTTTACCCGCTCCGCCGCCGCCAACCTCAAGATCAAAATTCGCCAACGCCTGCGGGAACTGCGCTTACCCCAAACTGGCTTCGTGGTCTATACCCTCCATGGACTGGCGTTAAATATTGCCACCCGGCATCCAGAACTCTCTGGCCTCAGCCTGGAGACTGCCACCCTGGTGTCTCCCAACCAAAGTCATCGCCTGATTCGCACCTGCGTGGAAAAGTGGATTGCCGACAACCCGCGACTCTATCGCACCCTGCTGGAAAGTGGTTCCTTTGACGGCGAAGAAACGGAACGGCTGCGCCGCCAATCCGTGCTCCGCGCCGAGGTGTTGCCAGCCCTTGCCAATACGGTGATCCACGAAGCCAAAAGTTCAGGGGTGTTGCCCAGCCAACTTCGGGAGATGGCTCAAACATTGATCACCGATGGCGACACCGATCCGGGGGTGCTGGCGATCGCGGCGGGCCTGTATGAACACTATCAAACCGTACTGCGGTCACGGGACTTGATCGACTACGACGATATGATCCTGGGAGCCATGCGGGTCCTCGAGGATGTCCATGCCCGTCAGGTGTGGCAATCCCAGGTATTTGCTGTCTTTGAAGATGAAGCCCAGGACTCCAACCCCCCTGCAAAGTGA
- a CDS encoding ATP-dependent helicase: MKPRTPTPLQSELLEILATDATDGRVNLVRVGDPNQAINSTFTPADPIFFRRFCHTCATQQRLITIDQAGRSTQVVIEAANFALEWVNRAFSQIAGAQNPGELPFRHQTIRPVADDDPQSDANPTPTGQGLEIYTPADVYQTVELIAQRVVALFTADPHGQAAVLVRENKQGQFISDLLLQPTAHGITVDLSQYGITVYDVGQRDRHSHVPVEMLALLQWIDRPHSPDYLRAALQILVDRRLIPTQDLNALASLPEQFLFPAPLDPALSAPIRQAQRFCRGLLRARQELPTYQLLLFLGLTLQYDPAELATTDKLAERIVQQLAGNSSLQPALEALVEIVSSERFEPVETEATESQYMRPRQLTIMTMHKAKGLDWDYVFLPFLHEQTIPGRLWVPPQARFLGDFTLAEVARAQIRAYLHQQSPEGAGSRTHGSGMDLPGIQPAWERAGQLKLGEEYRLLYVAMTRAKRLLWMSAAQKAPNSWNTPQNLEEKPPCPLIPALKRQFPAAVIRG; encoded by the coding sequence ATGAAGCCCAGGACTCCAACCCCCCTGCAAAGTGAGCTACTAGAAATTCTCGCCACCGATGCCACCGATGGCAGGGTGAATCTGGTGCGAGTGGGGGATCCCAACCAGGCGATCAATTCCACCTTTACCCCCGCAGATCCGATCTTTTTTCGCCGCTTTTGTCACACCTGTGCCACCCAGCAGCGGTTAATCACCATTGATCAGGCCGGACGCAGCACCCAGGTTGTGATTGAAGCCGCCAACTTTGCCCTGGAGTGGGTCAATCGAGCCTTTAGCCAGATTGCGGGGGCGCAGAACCCCGGAGAATTACCGTTTCGCCATCAAACAATTCGCCCCGTTGCCGACGACGATCCCCAATCCGATGCCAACCCCACCCCCACGGGTCAGGGGTTAGAAATTTACACCCCCGCCGATGTCTACCAAACCGTGGAGCTGATTGCCCAGCGGGTGGTGGCACTGTTCACCGCCGATCCCCACGGGCAGGCGGCGGTGTTGGTGCGGGAAAATAAACAGGGGCAGTTTATCAGTGATCTGTTGCTCCAGCCCACCGCCCATGGGATTACCGTCGATCTGAGTCAATACGGGATTACGGTCTACGATGTCGGGCAGCGCGATCGCCACTCCCACGTTCCCGTGGAGATGTTGGCGCTGCTGCAATGGATTGACCGCCCCCACTCCCCGGACTATCTGCGCGCTGCCCTGCAAATTCTGGTGGATCGGCGGTTGATTCCTACCCAAGATCTCAATGCCTTAGCCAGTTTGCCCGAGCAGTTTCTCTTTCCAGCGCCATTGGATCCAGCTCTGTCAGCACCCATCCGGCAGGCTCAACGCTTCTGTCGCGGCTTGTTGCGGGCGCGGCAGGAACTACCAACCTATCAACTACTGTTATTCCTCGGACTCACCTTGCAGTACGACCCGGCCGAACTGGCGACCACCGATAAGCTGGCGGAACGAATTGTGCAACAGTTGGCGGGGAATAGTTCCCTCCAGCCCGCCCTGGAAGCCCTGGTAGAAATCGTTAGCTCTGAACGCTTTGAACCCGTCGAAACCGAAGCCACCGAGAGTCAATATATGCGGCCTAGGCAACTGACCATTATGACGATGCACAAAGCCAAGGGGTTAGATTGGGACTATGTATTCCTGCCCTTCCTGCACGAGCAGACGATTCCAGGGCGGTTGTGGGTGCCGCCCCAGGCGAGATTTCTGGGGGACTTTACCCTGGCGGAGGTGGCCCGTGCCCAAATCCGTGCCTATTTGCATCAGCAGTCTCCCGAAGGAGCTGGTTCCCGAACCCACGGCTCAGGCATGGACCTACCGGGTATTCAACCAGCCTGGGAACGAGCTGGACAGTTGAAGCTCGGAGAAGAATATCGGCTACTCTATGTCGCCATGACCCGCGCCAAGCGCTTGCTGTGGATGTCAGCCGCCCAGAAAGCCCCGAATAGCTGGAATACCCCCCAGAATCTAGAGGAGAAGCCCCCCTGCCCCTTGATTCCGGCGTTGAAGCGACAATTTCCGGCGGCGGTGATCCGAGGCTGA
- a CDS encoding Glu/Leu/Phe/Val family dehydrogenase, giving the protein MKYVAISEDAVEHLKFPKASLSVAIPVRMDDGTLKIFQGYRVRYDDTRGPTKGGVRYHPNVTLDEVQSMAFWMTFKCAALGLPYGGAKGGIALNPKELSKFELERLSRGYVDAIADFIGPDVDILAPDVYTNAMIMGWMMNQYSIIRRQLSPGVVTGKPLSMGGSLGRETATAMGAFFVIATVMPKLERLPQDTTVAVQGFGNAGGVLAELLFQAGYKVVAVSDSQGAIYSHSGLDIPRIRRSKKLVEGVQAVYCQGSVCSIPDHEVLSNAELLTLGVDLLIPAALENQITSENAAAIQAQYIFEVANGPITSAADEILVARGITVVPDILVNAGGVTVSYFEWVQNRSGLYWTEAEVHQRLQQKMVNETQQIWAIAHEQGISLRTAAYVHALSRLGNAINDKGTRDYYLNS; this is encoded by the coding sequence CTGAAGTACGTCGCCATTTCTGAGGATGCGGTAGAGCATCTCAAGTTTCCCAAGGCCAGTCTAAGTGTTGCCATCCCGGTGCGGATGGATGATGGTACCCTGAAAATTTTCCAAGGCTATCGGGTGCGTTACGACGATACCCGTGGGCCGACAAAGGGAGGGGTGCGCTATCACCCCAACGTTACCCTTGACGAGGTTCAATCCATGGCGTTTTGGATGACGTTTAAGTGTGCCGCCCTAGGATTGCCCTATGGAGGAGCCAAAGGCGGTATTGCCCTGAATCCCAAGGAACTCTCGAAGTTTGAACTTGAGCGCCTCAGTCGTGGCTATGTGGATGCGATCGCTGATTTTATTGGTCCCGACGTAGATATTCTGGCTCCGGATGTCTATACCAACGCCATGATCATGGGCTGGATGATGAATCAGTACAGCATTATTCGGCGACAGCTCAGCCCCGGAGTGGTCACGGGCAAACCCCTGTCCATGGGGGGCAGTTTAGGTCGAGAAACGGCAACGGCCATGGGGGCGTTCTTTGTCATTGCCACCGTGATGCCCAAGCTGGAGCGGCTCCCTCAAGACACCACCGTGGCAGTTCAGGGGTTTGGCAACGCCGGAGGTGTTCTGGCGGAACTGCTGTTTCAGGCAGGGTATAAGGTAGTGGCGGTGAGTGATTCCCAGGGAGCCATTTATTCGCACTCAGGTCTCGATATCCCCAGGATTCGTCGCAGCAAGAAGCTGGTTGAGGGGGTGCAGGCCGTTTACTGCCAGGGCAGTGTTTGCAGCATCCCCGACCATGAGGTGCTCTCGAATGCGGAGTTGCTGACCCTAGGGGTGGATCTGCTGATCCCGGCAGCGCTGGAAAATCAAATTACCAGCGAAAATGCCGCCGCCATTCAGGCGCAGTACATTTTTGAAGTCGCTAACGGCCCGATTACCTCGGCGGCAGATGAGATTTTGGTGGCACGGGGGATTACCGTCGTGCCAGACATTCTGGTGAATGCGGGGGGGGTGACAGTCAGCTATTTTGAATGGGTACAAAATCGCAGCGGCTTGTACTGGACTGAAGCCGAAGTGCACCAGCGGTTGCAGCAAAAAATGGTAAACGAAACCCAACAAATCTGGGCGATCGCCCACGAGCAGGGAATTTCCCTGCGCACAGCAGCGTATGTCCATGCCCTGAGCCGTTTAGGCAATGCCATTAACGATAAAGGTACTCGCGATTATTACCTAAATTCCTAA
- a CDS encoding class I SAM-dependent methyltransferase, whose amino-acid sequence MATILRNWSYRYPWLYNAISRLAALSVGGEARFRQLPLQGLTITPEMQILDLCCGSGQTTQLLAQYSPQVTGLDAAAVALTRAARRVPQATYVQAWAESMPFPDQRFDLVHISAALHEMEVTQLQAILREVYRVLKPGGWFVLSDFHAPTNPLFWPGVALFFWLFETGTAWQLIQLDLTMRIGDIGFQVQGRSLHAGGSLQVIQAQKPERR is encoded by the coding sequence ATGGCAACGATTTTGAGAAACTGGAGCTATCGGTATCCCTGGCTATACAATGCCATCTCCCGCTTGGCGGCCTTAAGTGTGGGGGGAGAAGCCCGGTTTCGCCAGCTGCCCTTGCAAGGATTAACGATCACCCCTGAGATGCAGATCCTCGATCTCTGTTGTGGCAGTGGACAGACCACCCAATTATTGGCACAGTATTCCCCGCAGGTCACAGGTCTGGATGCTGCTGCCGTTGCCCTCACCCGAGCCGCCCGTCGGGTGCCCCAGGCTACCTATGTCCAGGCTTGGGCAGAGTCGATGCCCTTCCCCGATCAACGGTTTGATCTTGTACACATCAGTGCGGCGCTCCACGAAATGGAGGTAACCCAGCTACAAGCAATTCTCCGGGAGGTCTATCGGGTGTTGAAACCAGGGGGCTGGTTTGTTCTCAGTGACTTCCACGCTCCCACAAATCCCCTCTTTTGGCCGGGAGTGGCGCTGTTTTTCTGGTTGTTTGAAACGGGAACTGCATGGCAGCTGATTCAACTAGATTTAACCATGCGGATCGGGGACATTGGCTTCCAGGTGCAAGGGCGATCGCTCCATGCTGGGGGCAGTCTCCAAGTGATTCAAGCCCAAAAGCCAGAGAGACGCTAG
- the hemH gene encoding ferrochelatase gives MGRVGVLLLNLGGPEQLGDVRPFLFNLFSDPEIIRLPFPWLQRPLAWLISTLRARKSQENYRQIGGGSPLRRITEKQAQALEQTLQQRGQDARVYIGMRYWHPFTEEAIAHIQRDQVEKLVILPLYPQFSISTSGSSFRLLEKIWQADTSLHQIEYTVVPSWYQRSGYLRAMADLIARQLDQCPHPQQAHIFFSAHGVPVSYVEEFGDPYQQEIEDCVRLIMQTLQRPNDHTLAYQSRVGPVEWLQPYTEDAIQDLGAAGVEDIVVVPISFVSEHIETLQEIDMEYREIAEAAGIHHFQRVPALDTHPIFIEDLTSLVIEALNSPQKRFSDVVHPPQKTFKLYPQERWTWGMTTTAEVWNGRLAMLGFLALLLELITGHGPLHAVGLL, from the coding sequence ATGGGACGAGTCGGGGTTCTGCTACTAAATTTGGGCGGGCCAGAACAGCTAGGGGATGTCCGTCCCTTTCTATTTAACCTGTTCTCGGACCCTGAAATCATTCGCCTACCATTTCCCTGGCTCCAGCGTCCTTTGGCTTGGTTGATCTCAACCCTGCGAGCCCGGAAGTCCCAAGAAAACTATCGCCAAATTGGGGGCGGTTCACCTCTGCGACGGATTACCGAGAAGCAGGCACAAGCTTTAGAGCAAACCTTACAGCAGCGCGGCCAGGATGCACGGGTTTACATTGGGATGCGCTACTGGCATCCCTTTACGGAAGAAGCGATCGCCCACATTCAGCGGGATCAGGTGGAAAAACTGGTGATTCTGCCCCTCTATCCTCAGTTCTCAATTAGCACCAGTGGCTCCAGCTTTCGCCTCCTAGAGAAAATTTGGCAAGCAGATACCAGCCTGCATCAAATTGAATATACAGTGGTGCCCTCCTGGTATCAGCGATCGGGATATTTAAGGGCCATGGCGGATTTGATTGCCCGCCAACTCGATCAATGCCCCCATCCTCAGCAGGCTCACATTTTCTTTAGTGCCCATGGGGTACCAGTGAGCTATGTTGAGGAGTTTGGAGATCCCTACCAGCAGGAGATTGAAGATTGTGTGCGTTTAATCATGCAAACCCTGCAACGCCCCAATGACCATACCCTGGCATACCAGAGTCGCGTTGGCCCCGTGGAATGGCTACAACCTTATACCGAGGATGCCATTCAAGATCTAGGGGCAGCAGGGGTGGAGGATATTGTCGTTGTGCCGATCAGCTTTGTCTCTGAACACATTGAGACCCTCCAGGAAATTGATATGGAATACCGAGAGATTGCGGAAGCTGCCGGTATTCACCATTTTCAACGAGTACCGGCCCTCGATACCCACCCGATCTTTATTGAGGATCTGACCAGCCTCGTGATCGAGGCGCTCAACAGTCCTCAAAAGCGATTTTCAGATGTGGTACATCCTCCCCAGAAGACCTTCAAACTCTATCCTCAAGAGCGCTGGACCTGGGGAATGACCACAACCGCTGAAGTGTGGAATGGTCGCCTTGCCATGCTTGGCTTTCTGGCCCTGTTACTGGAATTAATCACCGGGCATGGACCACTCCACGCGGTCGGCCTGCTCTAA
- the glgP gene encoding alpha-glucan family phosphorylase, translating to MAEDPFYLKRLELLTAQFDAYMATSDTWARRVAPHITPEHPVAYFCAEFGLHESLPIYSGGLGILAGDHLKSASDLGLPMVGVGLLYRQGYFRQRLNRGGWQEDYYVDNQFEQMPLELMCNSLGQPLIIEIEIRQRIVKAQVWRVQVGRTRLYLLDTDREDNDPIDRWLTGHLYGGNQDTRIAQEVVLGIGGVRALAALEIEPAVYHMNEGHAAFCTLELARIEMERTGKSFYDIEATVRDRCIFTTHTPVPAGHDAFSPDLMDSYFAYYWPQLKLSREQFLALGARRLGDPWEPFGMTVLALRLCRAANGVSELHGQVSRKMWNILYPERTVDQVPIGHITNGVHARTWIAPLISDLFNQYLGEDWITRLADPQTWTKVDEIPNADLWYRHQILKERLIAFTRARVKQVRQYRGEDHDLIHAVDHLLDPAVLTIGFARRFSPYKRGDLLLRDADRALKIFGNSTRPVQIIFAGKAHPADEEGKRIIQRLTEWCRHPALQNRVAFLEDYDIYTAQKLVHGVDVWLNNPRRPLEASGTSGQKVCFNGGINCSVLDGWWCEGYEADAHGKGLNGWAIGEDAHTSDQDVQDRIDSESLYRLLETEIVPLYYTQDEQGVPHGWVQMMKASIQTNSPRFNTDRMIADYVTQLYAPGSATPSEPIRASVPV from the coding sequence TTGGCCGAAGACCCTTTCTATCTCAAGCGACTGGAACTCCTCACAGCCCAGTTTGATGCCTACATGGCAACCTCAGATACCTGGGCACGGCGGGTCGCTCCCCACATTACCCCCGAGCATCCAGTGGCTTACTTCTGTGCCGAATTCGGCCTCCATGAGTCCTTACCGATCTATTCCGGTGGTTTGGGTATTTTAGCGGGGGATCATTTGAAGTCAGCCTCTGACCTGGGGTTGCCCATGGTGGGGGTGGGACTGCTGTATCGCCAAGGCTACTTCCGGCAACGGCTCAATCGGGGGGGCTGGCAGGAAGATTACTATGTGGACAATCAGTTTGAACAAATGCCCCTGGAACTGATGTGTAACTCCCTGGGACAGCCGCTGATCATTGAGATTGAGATTCGGCAGCGAATCGTTAAAGCTCAGGTCTGGCGGGTGCAGGTTGGGCGGACTCGGTTGTATCTTCTCGATACCGATCGCGAAGATAATGACCCCATCGATCGCTGGCTGACGGGACACCTGTACGGAGGCAATCAAGACACTCGCATTGCCCAGGAGGTGGTTCTAGGGATTGGAGGCGTTCGTGCCCTGGCTGCCCTGGAGATTGAGCCAGCGGTCTACCACATGAACGAGGGACATGCGGCCTTCTGTACCCTGGAGTTAGCCCGCATTGAGATGGAACGAACCGGGAAGTCTTTCTACGACATCGAAGCCACCGTCCGCGATCGCTGCATCTTTACTACCCACACCCCCGTGCCAGCCGGTCACGATGCGTTTTCTCCCGATTTAATGGACTCCTACTTTGCCTATTACTGGCCCCAACTGAAGCTCTCCCGGGAACAATTCCTTGCCCTGGGGGCACGACGGTTAGGAGACCCCTGGGAGCCCTTTGGGATGACAGTCCTGGCGCTCCGGTTGTGCCGTGCTGCCAATGGCGTTAGCGAGTTGCACGGCCAGGTATCCCGTAAAATGTGGAATATCCTCTACCCAGAGCGCACCGTTGACCAAGTGCCGATTGGTCATATTACCAATGGCGTCCATGCCCGTACCTGGATTGCGCCCCTGATCAGCGATTTGTTTAATCAGTACCTGGGTGAGGATTGGATTACCCGGCTAGCAGATCCCCAAACCTGGACAAAGGTTGATGAGATTCCCAATGCTGACCTGTGGTATCGTCACCAAATTCTCAAAGAACGGTTGATCGCCTTTACCCGTGCCCGAGTCAAGCAGGTACGCCAATATCGCGGCGAAGACCACGATCTCATTCATGCAGTGGATCATCTCCTTGATCCAGCAGTGTTAACCATCGGCTTTGCCCGTCGCTTTAGTCCCTACAAACGGGGAGATCTGCTGCTGCGGGATGCGGATCGAGCATTGAAAATCTTCGGCAACAGTACTCGCCCCGTCCAGATTATCTTTGCCGGGAAAGCCCACCCAGCGGATGAAGAAGGCAAACGGATTATTCAGCGTCTGACAGAGTGGTGTCGCCATCCCGCCCTCCAAAACCGGGTCGCCTTCTTAGAGGACTACGACATTTACACGGCTCAGAAGCTGGTGCATGGTGTGGATGTGTGGCTTAACAACCCCCGCCGCCCCCTGGAAGCCTCCGGTACCAGCGGCCAAAAGGTTTGCTTTAACGGCGGAATTAACTGTAGCGTCTTGGATGGTTGGTGGTGCGAAGGCTATGAAGCCGATGCCCATGGCAAAGGTCTGAATGGCTGGGCCATTGGGGAAGATGCCCATACCAGTGATCAGGATGTTCAGGATCGAATTGATTCCGAATCCCTGTATCGGCTCCTGGAAACTGAAATTGTTCCCCTCTATTACACCCAGGATGAACAGGGAGTTCCCCACGGCTGGGTGCAAATGATGAAAGCATCTATCCAGACCAATAGTCCTCGCTTTAACACCGATCGCATGATTGCGGACTATGTTACCCAACTGTACGCACCGGGGAGTGCTACCCCCTCGGAGCCGATTCGCGCCAGCGTCCCGGTTTAG
- a CDS encoding DUF3417 domain-containing protein translates to MSHSYSLNHVLKLREKLPLSLKRLADLAYNYWWSWTSDRIYLFQSIDPTEWQRCGHNPVASFRIGLFRSPHPIGRRPFLSQATGTPHSPV, encoded by the coding sequence ATGAGTCATAGTTACTCCTTGAATCACGTTTTAAAGCTACGGGAAAAGTTGCCGTTGTCGCTGAAGCGACTAGCCGATCTGGCTTATAACTACTGGTGGAGTTGGACCAGCGATCGCATCTATCTGTTTCAGAGCATTGACCCCACGGAGTGGCAGCGTTGCGGACATAATCCCGTGGCCAGTTTTAGAATCGGCCTCTTCCGATCGCCTCACCCAATTGGCCGAAGACCCTTTCTATCTCAAGCGACTGGAACTCCTCACAGCCCAGTTTGA
- the rimM gene encoding ribosome maturation factor RimM (Essential for efficient processing of 16S rRNA), producing MPVDFRQPFSQMFDNKGVPATAIESDCCMSDPLGWLEIGRIVAAQGIKGEVRVYPDSDFPDRFQTPGPRWLLRPGETEPQLMQLVQGRYVPHKGIYIVQFAGICDRTQAEQLRDCQLLVPASDRPVLEPGEFHVLDLIGLEVFNQFTQTLVGRVINVISLGNDLLEVRVSQSPSPEKTVLIPFVQAIAPVVDLQQGRIEITPPPACWNSRICHAEHSGSLPSDR from the coding sequence ATGCCCGTTGATTTTCGGCAACCGTTTTCGCAGATGTTTGATAATAAAGGAGTTCCCGCCACTGCCATTGAGAGCGATTGCTGTATGTCTGATCCGTTGGGCTGGCTAGAAATTGGCAGAATTGTGGCAGCTCAAGGAATTAAGGGCGAAGTCAGAGTTTACCCAGATTCCGATTTTCCCGATCGGTTTCAAACCCCTGGCCCTCGATGGTTGTTGCGTCCTGGGGAAACCGAACCCCAACTGATGCAGTTGGTGCAGGGGCGCTATGTTCCCCACAAGGGCATTTATATTGTCCAGTTTGCAGGTATCTGCGATCGCACCCAGGCGGAGCAGCTCCGGGATTGTCAGCTCTTAGTCCCGGCCAGCGATCGCCCAGTGCTGGAACCCGGTGAATTTCATGTCCTAGACCTGATTGGGCTGGAGGTGTTCAACCAGTTCACCCAAACCTTGGTGGGGAGGGTGATCAATGTCATCTCCCTGGGGAATGATCTGCTGGAAGTACGGGTATCACAGTCTCCCAGCCCCGAGAAAACTGTGTTAATTCCCTTTGTCCAGGCGATCGCCCCCGTAGTGGACTTGCAGCAGGGTCGGATTGAAATCACCCCGCCCCCGGCTTGCTGGAACTCTAGGATATGCCATGCTGAACACAGTGGCTCTCTCCCCAGCGATCGGTGA
- a CDS encoding sensor histidine kinase — translation MIKLGLQARFFLSHVIVMLVGLSTLVTVGRLYSPRLFVLHLAQLEGRGFNLGLVRYQLVSGFESAWSQGAFWSVVVGGSAAGGLSYLVSRRIVQPLLQMETITQKFAAGNLQERMAANEIPELDRLAVSFNRMAAALGDVEQRRRQLVGDLTHELRTPLTVVEGYLEGLADGTIEPSTDIYQRLARETARLRRLVNDLQELSKAEAGYLPIYTQAVAIPPLLAALIQQFSEQLLEPEPIFYLECAANLPPALADPERLQQVLVNLVGNALQHTRRGSITLRAWSTDQQLWIAVIDTGEGISPEDLPHVFERFWRASRSRDRDGTSGYTTGTGIGLAISQRLVELQGGRIVAESQLHQGSTFRFWLPLA, via the coding sequence GTGATCAAATTAGGACTTCAGGCTCGGTTTTTTCTCTCCCATGTGATTGTCATGCTGGTAGGGCTGAGCACTCTGGTGACCGTCGGCAGACTCTACTCTCCCCGGCTGTTTGTCCTCCACTTAGCCCAGCTGGAGGGTCGGGGGTTTAACCTCGGGTTGGTGCGCTATCAACTGGTGTCTGGTTTTGAATCAGCCTGGAGTCAAGGGGCCTTCTGGTCTGTGGTCGTCGGCGGATCGGCAGCGGGAGGATTGAGTTACCTGGTGTCTCGACGCATTGTCCAGCCGTTGCTGCAAATGGAAACCATTACCCAGAAATTTGCGGCGGGGAATCTCCAGGAACGGATGGCGGCCAATGAGATTCCAGAGTTGGATCGGTTGGCCGTGAGTTTTAACCGCATGGCTGCTGCCCTTGGCGATGTAGAGCAGCGGCGGCGGCAACTGGTGGGAGACCTCACCCATGAGTTACGGACACCGCTGACCGTGGTGGAAGGCTATTTGGAAGGATTGGCCGATGGCACCATTGAACCTTCCACAGATATCTATCAACGGTTAGCCAGGGAAACGGCTCGGCTGCGCCGCCTCGTGAATGATCTGCAGGAACTCTCGAAGGCTGAGGCGGGTTATTTACCCATTTATACCCAGGCCGTTGCCATTCCTCCCTTGTTGGCGGCACTGATCCAGCAATTTTCGGAGCAACTCCTGGAACCGGAACCGATTTTCTATTTGGAGTGTGCGGCCAATCTCCCTCCGGCACTGGCGGATCCAGAGCGATTGCAGCAAGTTTTAGTCAACCTAGTTGGGAATGCGCTGCAACATACCCGACGGGGATCGATTACCCTGCGGGCTTGGAGTACGGATCAGCAACTTTGGATTGCGGTGATTGATACGGGGGAGGGAATTAGTCCAGAAGACTTACCCCATGTATTCGAGCGGTTCTGGCGGGCATCGCGATCGCGCGATCGCGATGGCACCAGTGGCTACACCACCGGCACCGGCATTGGGTTGGCGATTTCTCAACGGTTGGTGGAACTTCAAGGGGGAAGGATTGTGGCAGAAAGCCAACTGCATCAGGGCAGTACCTTTCGGTTTTGGTTACCCTTGGCCTAG
- a CDS encoding pentapeptide repeat-containing protein — protein sequence MNRLRVLATCVLLAPVWANTPAIAENLEDTRQLLATKNCPSCDLSNVGLVFASLAKANLMGADLSNANLSRANLSGADLRNANLVGANLVGANLGGANLSGANLTGADLRSSFMSNAQVQGTILSNANLQGVVGLPSQAGNAEDFFSWALAASDSRNYGRAIENYGQALRLDPKLAPAYLGRGWHFSRWEITKQP from the coding sequence ATGAACCGTCTTCGCGTCCTTGCAACCTGCGTACTGCTGGCTCCAGTCTGGGCTAACACCCCAGCGATCGCAGAAAACTTGGAAGATACCCGACAATTACTAGCCACCAAAAATTGTCCCAGTTGTGACCTCAGCAATGTGGGCTTGGTGTTTGCCAGTCTTGCCAAGGCAAATCTGATGGGGGCAGACCTCAGCAACGCCAACCTCAGCCGCGCGAACTTAAGTGGTGCTGACCTGCGGAATGCCAATCTGGTTGGGGCCAATCTGGTCGGAGCCAACCTGGGAGGGGCAAACCTCAGTGGAGCCAATCTCACCGGGGCAGACCTGCGCAGTTCCTTCATGAGCAATGCTCAAGTCCAAGGCACAATTCTCAGCAACGCCAATCTCCAGGGTGTGGTTGGTCTCCCATCCCAGGCAGGGAATGCCGAAGATTTTTTTAGTTGGGCGCTTGCTGCCAGCGACTCCCGCAATTATGGCCGTGCCATTGAAAACTATGGTCAGGCTCTGCGGCTTGATCCCAAACTCGCACCCGCCTACCTGGGACGGGGGTGGCATTTTTCCAGATGGGAGATAACAAAGCAGCCTTGA